One Castanea sativa cultivar Marrone di Chiusa Pesio chromosome 4, ASM4071231v1 DNA window includes the following coding sequences:
- the LOC142630796 gene encoding mogroside I-E synthase-like → MEREQGATLTHIVVLPCPLQGHINPMLQFSKRLASKGLKVTLLTPKSIVKSMKGQATSVTFEPIDDDDDSGELITAETMEAYGERFKAMFSHGLEGLIEKNKSYGYATKLVVYDSILPWAVDIAKQHGIGAAPFITQSCTIAAIYYNLYQERFTLPLQEPEVSLPSLPLLRMDDMPTFISQPGLYPSLLRVCLEMYHNLHEVNWVFCNSFDKLEEEVVSWISSQWPIKNIGPTVPSMYLDKRLKDDKNYNLSLFKPSVDACMKWLDSKDTGTVVYVSFGSLAALGEEQMEELALGLKRSDRYFLWVVRESETKKLPTKFIEETTERGLVVTWCPQLEVLSHKAVGCFMTHCGWNSTLEALSLGVPMVVMPQWSDQTTNSKCVMDVWKVGIRVKVDDKGMVTREEIELCINEVMGEKREEMKRNALKWKKLANEALDEGGSSDKNIEEFVAKIVQI, encoded by the exons atggagagagaaCAAGGAGCTACTCTTACCCATATTGTTGTGCTCCCTTGCCCTTTACAAGGTCACATAAATCCAATGCTCCAATTCTCCAAACGCTTAGCCTCAAAGGGTCTCAAGGTGACCCTACTCACCCCCAAGTCCATTGTCAAGTCCATGAAAGGCCAAGCCACCTCAGTTACATTTGAGCccattgatgatgatgatgactcTGGGGAGCTTATAACAGCAGAAACAATGGAAGCGTATGGCGAGCGCTTTAAAGCCATGTTTTCACATGGTTTAGAAGGCCTTATTGAGAAAAACAAGAGCTATGGATATGCTACTAAATTAGTTGTCTATGATTCCATTTTGCCATGGGCAGTAGACATAGCAAAACAACATGGTATTGGTGCAGCTCCGtttataactcaatcatgcacAATTGCTGCCATCTATTACAATTTGTATCAGGAGAGATTTACGCTTCCTCTTCAAGAGCCTGAAGTGTCATTGCCTTCACTACCGCTGCTAAGGATGGATGACATGCCGACCTTCATTTCCCAGCCGGGATTATACCCATCTCTACTAAGAGTTTGCCTGGAAATGTACCATAATCTCCATGAAGTGAATTGGGTATTTTGTAACTCATTTGATAAGTTGGAAGAGGAG GTGGTGAGCTGGATTTCAAGCCAATGGCCAATCAAGAACATAGGACCAACAGTTCCATCAATGTACTTAGACAAGAGGTTGAAGGACGACAAGAATTACAATCTGAGCCTCTTCAAACCAAGTGTTGATGCTTGCATGAAATGGCTGGACTCGAAGGATACTGGAACAGTTGTTTATGTATCTTTTGGAAGCTTGGCTGCCTTAGGAGAAGAGCAAATGGAAGAACTGGCATTGGGCCTAAAGAGGAGTGATAGGTATTTCTTGTGGGTAGTTAGAGAGTCAGAAACAAAGAAACTTCCTACAAAATTTATAGAGGAGACAACTGAGAGAGGTTTGGTGGTGACATGGTGCCCTCAATTAGAAGTTTTGTCTCATAAGGCTGTTGGCTGCTTCATGACTCACTGTGGTTGGAACTCGACGCTCGAAGCACTAAGCTTGGGTGTGCCGATGGTGGTCATGCCACAATGGAGTGACCAAACCACCAACTCTAAGTGTGTCATGGATGTGTGGAAGGTCGGAATTAGGGTTAAGGTAGATGACAAAGGGATGGTCACAAGAGAAGAAATTGAACTATGTATTAATGAAGTTATGGGAGAAAAAAGGGAGGAGATGAAAAGGAATGCATTGAAATGGAAGAAATTAGCTAATGAGGCTTTGGATGAAGGTGGAAGCTCTGATAAGAACATCGAGGAGTTTGTggcaaaaattgtacaaatttgA